ATGCTGGCCGAAGCGCGCGAAACCGTGCTGCTGCCCAAGTTGGCCGAAATCACCGCCAAACTTACCGAAATGGCGCACAACCTGGCCGCCCTGCCGATGATGAGCCGCACCCACGGCCAGCCTGCTACCCCCACCACGCTGGGCAAAGAGACCGCCAATGTGGTGTACCGCCTGCAACGTCAGGCCAAGCAGCTGGAATCACAGCAGTTTTTGGGCAAAATCAACGGCGCGGTCGGCAACTACAATGCCCATATGGCGGCTTATCCCGATGTGGATTGGGAAGCGCATTGCCGAAAATTTGTTGAAGAATCATTGGGTTTGGCCTTCAACCCCTACACCATCCAAATCGAGCCGCATGACTATATGGCTGAGTTTTTCCAAACCCTCGGCCGCATCAACACCATATTAATCGACTTCAACCGCGATGTTTGGGGCTATATTTCGCTCGGCTATTTCAAGCAGAAAGTGAAAGCCGGCGAAGTCGGCTCTTCAACCATGCCGCACAAAGTCAATCCGATTGATTTTGAAAACTCCGAAGGCAATTTGGGCATGGCCAATGCCGTGTTAGGTTTTTTGGCCGAAAAACTGCCGGTTTCCCGCTGGCAGCGCGACCTTACCGACAGCACCGTGCTGCGCAATATGGGCGTGGGCGCGGGCTACACCGTTTTGGGTTGGGCGGCGCACCTGCGCGGCCTCGGCAAGCTCGAAGCCAACCCCGCCGCACTGACCGCCGATTTGGACGCCACTTGGGAGCTGCTGGCCGAGCCTGTCCAAACCGTGATGCGCCGCTACGGCGTAGCCAACCCGTATGAAAAACTGAAAGACCTCACCCGTGGTAAAGACGGCACCACCCCCGAAGTGTTGCGCGCATTTATCGAATCGCTGGAAATCCCCGCCGAAGCCCGGCAGCAACTGCTCGCGCTGACCCCCGCGCTGTATGTGGGCAAAGCCGAAGAGCTGGCGCGGCGGATTTAATCCCCCGTTTGCCGGCAGTGCACAAACAGGCCGTCTGAAAATATTTTCAGACGGCCTGATGTTTGATATTTGCAGCCCGGGCGGATTGAGGGGATGCCTATCGGGTGTGCTGTTGGTGGTGGGTGCGTTGTTTGTCGTTGCTGCGTTTGTTTTGCTTCTCCAACCATTTTTGCTGCTGCTCGGGAGTCAGCACTTGAAAGACGGCATGGCGTTTTTTCAGCTGCTTTAATTCGAGTTCGGCATGTTGGCGGCGTTGTGTTTCCCTATCCTGTTCGCGTAGGGAGATAAGGTTGCGTGCGGCGGCCTCATCGAAAGCGGGGGCTTGCAGCAGGTTTTGTTCGGCGGCGCGGTAATGGTCGATTTGTTGGCGGAGGGCTTCGCGGCGGTTGCTTTCGGGTTGCTGCGCACGGTTGTCGCGGCCTTCTTCCATGATGGCACGGATTTTGGTTTTTTGCTCTTCGGTGAGGTTCAAATCTTTGAAGCCGTGTGCCATGCCGCCTTTATGGAAAGATTTGGCTGAGTGCCGGTGATCGTTGCGGTCGTGTTTCGGGCCGCGGTCGGATGAGCAGGCCGCCAGCGAGAGGGCGGAAATGCCGATGAAAACGGCGGTGGAAATGGATTTTTTCATTTTTTGTCCTTCGGTTTGTTTGAGTGTAAGCGTAGAAACCCGGGGCTGTTCGGGCCGGGGGCAAAACGCGCCTGCCCTGGAAACGGCATTATCATAGCGGCTTGCATTTGTTAATGAGAGTGGCAGTTGCGTAAATTATATTCCCCGAATGTTACCGCTTGGGCGGCAACGGCGGCAGAGTGTTTTCAGACGGCCGGGAGCCGTTGCAAAATTGAAAAAAAACCTTACGAAGTTTATTGGCCGTTATCGGCTTTGCAAGCCGGCGGCGCCGATCCCGAGCAGGCAGCCGGCCAAACATTTGGCTTCCCGGCATGGGTTTGCAGCGTTTCATTTGAATTTCTGCTTTCTCAGACGGCCTGCAAAGGCTTGAGCCTGCGTATCGGCAAAGGTTTGCGGCGTTATGGGGTGGAATCTTTCATAGGCGTTACGGCGTTGTTGAGCTTGGTTTGAAGCAAACGGTTTTGGGCGGGCAACCCGAGTGGCAGCGGAACCGTTTCCGTACTCTCCTGTCTGCATGGTGCCGAAAATGCAGGGGATTGGCTGTGCGGCTGGGTTTCAGAGGGCTGTAAAACCGCCCTGTATGGTGTCAAATTATAGCCGGCCTATAACGGCGTCAGGTCTTCTGAACCGCTTCTGCGCCGGGTGCCTGCTCTGCTGCCTTGCGGGCGTTGGCGGATTAATTTTTGTGTATGTTTGCCGTTGCTGTGTTTCACCGGCTTTCGGGTTGCCCGACTGTGCGGTTTTTCAGGCAGGCGGCGAAGTGGCTGCCGTTGCCCTGCCATTGCGGCTTGGTGTGTGCGCAGGCTTCATCGGCCTGCGGGCAGCGGGTGTGGAACACGCAGCCGGAGGGCGGGTTGATAGGGCTGGGCAGGTCGCCTTCCAGCAGCTGTATGGTTTTGCTGTGTTCGGCATCGGGGTCGGGCAGCGGCACGGCCGACATCAGGGCGCGGGTGTAGGGGTGGGCGGGGCGGCCGTACACTTCGTGATAGCGGCCAAGCTCGAGTGCATGGCCCAAATACATCACCAGCACGCGGTCGGATATGTGTTTCACCACCGACAAATCGTGGGCGATAAAAATCAGCGCCAGCCCCATTTCTTTCTGCAGGGCTTTGAGCAGATTGACCACCTGCGCCTGCACGGATACATCGAGCGCCGACACGGGTTCATCGCAAATCACCAGCTTGGGCTTGAGAATCAGGGCGCGGGCGATGCCGATGCGCTGGCATTGGCCGCCTGAAAATTCGTGCGGGTAGCGGTTGATGAGGTTGGGCAGCAGCCCCACCTTCAGCATCATTTCTCTCACCTGATGCTCGGTTTCGCTTTTTTTG
This genomic interval from Neisseria musculi contains the following:
- the purB gene encoding adenylosuccinate lyase — its product is MINPISALSPLDGRYAGSVETLRPVFSEYGLMKARVKVELNWLKALAAEPKITEVPAFGSFTVAEIDRVAEDFSLEDAAEVKAIEATTNHDVKAVEYWLKQRFAGVPEVAAVSEFIHFACTSEDINNLSHALMLAEARETVLLPKLAEITAKLTEMAHNLAALPMMSRTHGQPATPTTLGKETANVVYRLQRQAKQLESQQFLGKINGAVGNYNAHMAAYPDVDWEAHCRKFVEESLGLAFNPYTIQIEPHDYMAEFFQTLGRINTILIDFNRDVWGYISLGYFKQKVKAGEVGSSTMPHKVNPIDFENSEGNLGMANAVLGFLAEKLPVSRWQRDLTDSTVLRNMGVGAGYTVLGWAAHLRGLGKLEANPAALTADLDATWELLAEPVQTVMRRYGVANPYEKLKDLTRGKDGTTPEVLRAFIESLEIPAEARQQLLALTPALYVGKAEELARRI
- a CDS encoding Spy/CpxP family protein refolding chaperone; amino-acid sequence: MKKSISTAVFIGISALSLAACSSDRGPKHDRNDHRHSAKSFHKGGMAHGFKDLNLTEEQKTKIRAIMEEGRDNRAQQPESNRREALRQQIDHYRAAEQNLLQAPAFDEAAARNLISLREQDRETQRRQHAELELKQLKKRHAVFQVLTPEQQQKWLEKQNKRSNDKQRTHHQQHTR
- the oppF gene encoding murein tripeptide/oligopeptide ABC transporter ATP binding protein OppF; translated protein: MSLLSVSDLQVFFNVRNSKTAFWQKPATLKAVNGISFDLAEGETLGIVGESGCGKSTLARAIIGLTPANGGSVLWRGSSLSGLSAQELRRKRREIQMIFQDPPASLNPRMTIGEIIAEPLKTHFPKLKKSETEHQVREMMLKVGLLPNLINRYPHEFSGGQCQRIGIARALILKPKLVICDEPVSALDVSVQAQVVNLLKALQKEMGLALIFIAHDLSVVKHISDRVLVMYLGHALELGRYHEVYGRPAHPYTRALMSAVPLPDPDAEHSKTIQLLEGDLPSPINPPSGCVFHTRCPQADEACAHTKPQWQGNGSHFAACLKNRTVGQPESR